The Penicillium oxalicum strain HP7-1 chromosome VI, whole genome shotgun sequence genome window below encodes:
- a CDS encoding Phosphoribosylglycinamide formyltransferase — MSSPVRTTILISGSGTNLQAVIDRVHAGELNAQIIRVLSNRKDAYGLERARKASIPTEYHNLVKYKKAHPATPEGVQAAREEYDAELARLILADQPELVVCLGFMHILSPQFLSPLEKANVRIINLHPALPGAFNGVNAIERAHAAWMEGKIDKTGVMIHNVISEVDMGQPVLVREIPFVKGQDEDVEVFEKRVHEIEWGTVVEGMKMVLEELQSARKQ, encoded by the exons ATGTCCTCTCCAGTCCGCACGACAATCCTCATCTCTGGTAGCGGTACCAATCTCCAAGCCGTAATCGACAGGGTTCACGCCGGTGAACTGAACGCCCAGATCATCCGCGTTCTTTCCAACCGCAAAGACGCTTACGGCCTCGAGCGCGCTCGGAAAGCCTCGATTCCGACCGAATACCACAATCTTGTCAAGTACAAAAAAGCACACCCAGCCACACCGGAGGGAGTCCAAGCCGCACGAGAGGAATACGATGCCGAACTAGCACGTTTGATCTTGGCCGATCAGCCAGAGCTGGTCGTATGTCTGGGGTTCATGCACATTCTATCGCCGCAATTCCTGTCGCCGCTGGAAAAGGCCAATGTGCGCATCATCAATTTGCATCCTGCTCTCCCAGGGGCATTCAATGGGGTG AATGCGATTGAACGCGCCCACGCCGCCTGGATGGAGGGCAAAATCGACAAGACTGGCGTCATGATCCACAACGTGATTTCTGAGGTGGACATGGGACAACCGGTTCTCGTCCGTGAGATCCCCTTCGTGAAGGGACAGGATGAGGACGTGGAGGTCTTTGAGAAGCGGGTGCACGAGATTGAATGGGGGACTGTTGTCGAGGGCATGAAAATGGTGCTTGAAGAGCTGCAGTCGGCGCGCAAGCAATGA